The Pseudomonas hefeiensis genomic sequence GCGTAATTGTCAGTGCAACCCCCAGATAGGCGATCAGGGTGTTCATCGCGAAACTGCCCAAGGGGCTGGCCGCCGCAGACAGAAATGAAACCGTGGCAAAAATCCGGTTGCGATGGAGCTTTGGCGTTGCCAGCAACCTCACAGCGGAGGTGGGGATGTTAATCAACATCAGGCCGACGCCACCGCAGAAAAAGGCTGCGGGCACGATGAACGACGATGAAACGGTCCCGACCACCACTAGGTTGCACCCCAGCAAGGCAAAGCCTGCGGACACACACATGTCACGGGGGACCCGGTCGGATAACCAGCCGATGATCTTGTAACTGCCCGCCAGAATGCCCAGCCCGAAGCACGAATCCAGAAGACCGATGTAAGTGACCGGGTACTGGATGACGTTCTTTACATACAGTGGGATCAGGATGGTGAAGAACGGAAACAGGGCAAAGTTGATCAGCATTGCAATGATGGCCAGGTAAAATTCGACTTTCACTCCGTAAACCACTTTGAAGCCGGAATAGATCATGCTGAAGCCGTTGGCACCCGGGGCTTTTTCGCCTTGGCCAGTGGCACCGATGGGGCTCGGGATGGTCGCGATCAACGCCCCGGCGATGAGAATCGCAAAAAAATCGACGGCAAAGGCGAACGTGATACCGAACCCGTAAATCAACCCGCTGGCCAGTACCGGCCCCAGCAGAATGGAAAAGGACGACATCACGCTTTTGGTCCGAAAGGCCAGGGAGACTTTATCGTCGTCTGCAAACAAAGGAATGATCGACGCCTGGAGAGGGTCGCGTACGCCGACGATCGCACTGCTGATCATCATCAGCGCGCCCACCGTCCAGGGGTTGAACGACCCCGTGGTGGACAGCACCACCATCAACAACGCTGTCAGCAGGCTGATCCATGAACCCAGCTTGATGATAAGGATTTTGTTGTACTTGTCCCCCAGCCACCCCAGCAGAGGTTTGGCTAACACTTCCGCCGCGATGGAACAGGCAATCATGTTGGCGAAATAGAGTGCAGAGCCTGTTTCCTGCAAGGCCCACCAGGCCACCGCTAGTTGATTGCACCGTCCACCCAGAATCATCAGTAAAAAGCTGAATTGCAGCTTCAGCAGAGGCCGGTCGATGCCGGGAAGGCCCCACGTTATGCCTGAAAAACTTGCGCTCATTGACGTACCTTTGATCCGAATAGAGTGACCGCGCAACCAGGGGCGTTCAAGAAACTGCGGGGTGGCGGTCATCAGGGTAAATCGCCAGATATCGCTCGATTCCACCCTCAAGGCTATAGAGTTCTGCTTCCTGGCTGAAGCTGCGAACTGCCAGCAGGGCCGCCTTGCTCCTGACGCCGGATTTGCAATAGAAAACGATACGGCGGTTGGTATCGAGTTCTTCCTGGCGTTTGATGATGTCTTTGAGCGGAATCAGACTGCCGCCCAGCGAACCTTGCTGATGCTCGTCGATATCGCGCACATCGACCAATTGAAATGGCGCTTGTTTCGCTATCCAGTCATGCAGTGTCTCCGGTGACAGCCAGTCGCTGTCGCGCCACGCAAGCGTGGTCGTAGCACCAAGCGTTTTCGCAGGGGGGCGGTCCCGTGTTTTTTTGTTGATGTTCAACAGGTGGAAAGTGTTGTCCAGGCAGTCGATAGACAACAAATGTCCGCTCAAGGGGGCCCCGGCACGGAGGATTAGCTTGAGTACTTCATTGGCCTGAAAGCAACCGAGCAAGCCAGGTATGACGCCAAGAACTCCCGCTTCCGAGCAGTTTCTCGTCAAGTGCGGTGGCGGAGGTGTTTCGAACAGATCCCGGAAGCACGGCCCCCGTTGTTGGGTGTGCCGATTGTAATAATTAAATACCGACACCTGCCCCTCGAATTGACTGATCGAGGCATAGACCATCGGTTTCTCACACTCGATACAGGCGTCACTGATGAGGTATTTAGCGTCGAAGTTATCAGTAGCGTCGACGATGATGTCGTATTCCGCCAGCAGCGAAAGGACGTTGTCCGGGTTCAGCGTGGTGGCTACGGTGTGGACGACAATGTCGGGGTTCAACTGATTGATGCGACGTTTGGCTGCCAATACTTTCAGGTCACCTACATCGGCAATCGCATAGAGAATTTGTCGGTGCAGATTGCTCACGTCGACAATGTCGTTATCAACGATGCCGATCGTCCCGACGCCAGCACCTGCCAGGTACAAGAGTACCGGGCAGCCCAGTCCCCCGGCGCCGACCACCAGCACCTTGCTGTCTCTGAGGCGCTGTTGCCCCTGAGCGCCGACCTCGCTGAGGATGATTTGGCGGGCGTAACGGGAGGTGTCCGTCTTCAGGTTGCATTGCATGTCAGCCACCTGCCACTGCGTTGATCAGAATCAATTGCGCATTACTGTCCATGGGACAACGGCGATCATGCTCACTGGTCACGGGCATGCCGTCGACAAACAACCCCACGAACGGCAACGGGTACAGGTCCTCAGAGAAGACCGGGCCAATCAGGTCGGGAAACCGTGCGGTCAGATTGTTCAGTACATCGCTGACGCACAAGCCCTCAGTGACGTATGTTTTATGCTGTTCGGTGTAGAACATGAACTGCCGGGGAAAGTGTACGACGGCCATAGGTCATCCTTGAGCGGTGTCAGTTGTCAGGTCGCTGGAAAACGCATCCAGCCTGGAGGTGATCAGTTTTCCGATTTCGGAAAGTTCGGTCGAAGCCTGGAGAGTAGCCAGACTCTTGAGGAAGTACTGATGCAAGTAGTCGAGTCGTTCGGGACGAGCTCGCACGGAACCGCTGGCCAGCAACCGCCTGTGGTAGTTCATGGCGCTGACCGCAAACAGGCAAGCCAGCAAGACTCCCCTAGGATTCTTGCCTCCGGTTCCTGACGGCAGTATGTAGTCGTTCGAACTGTCCTTAAGTTGGAAGTCGTAAATTTCAGCCATCAAACTGGACCAGATATGGGACAGTTCATGCACCAGTAACTCTTCAAGGTCCGTCATGCTGGAAAACGCGGCTTCGCCCAGAAACATTTGTTGCGGCAGCACAGGATTGGTCAGGCTGATTTGTTGGGTAAGCAACTTATATATATTAACCGGCAGGTCTAATAATTTGGTCCATTCCGGCAGCAAGGCTTTTAGGTTGCTCTTCGCTTCGGCCAACATGATCTGCTCGGCGTTACCGAGTGCTTGATGGGGTGGAAACGCGGGCGCACCTTCGATGTGCCGATTATACAGGGTGGTGGCAAAGGCTGGTTGTAAATAGGTGGTTAAAGGTAACTCGCCTCCCTCGATATTTTTACGTGCAATGGCGACGAGCGTTAAAAGTTTTGTGCTATTGAACACGGGGTGCACAAAGGGCAAACCATTTATTTCACACAGTATCTCTGATGGTGACATTCTGTTTCACCGTCCTCGTCCATGGTTGCAGTTTGAGAAAATCGATCAAGTCCAGGCTCTTTATTCTGTAGGCAGAAAAGTTGGTCAGGGCGCTGTCTATTTGTTTCGCCGCGACAGGGAGTGCCAGCAAGGCTTCTTTCAAACAATTTAGTGTTCGATGTCCGTACCACATGTTTTTCAGGTAGTGAAGTATGTGCTGTTCTTGTGCTGGCGTAATGATCTGTTCAGTCGTCCACTGTCCTAAAAACCGCCTGATATGAATAAGTGGTTCGCTGAGTGAAAGAAAGGGCTCTTGTGCTTGATGTATCAGGGTCACTTCGTCGTCGGACATGTCCGGATCGCTGGCGAATTGTCGATACACTTCACCAAAGCCTGTCATTCCCAGCGTATCCATTTCACAGGCGCGAATGGCACCCATGGATGACAATCCCCAAATGCGCCAACCCGCGCCCAAGGCGTCGAGTATCTCGGCATGGCCGACGGCAGGGTGAGCATGGAACACGCCATCGACAATGGCGAGGTTCGAAGGGGGCGATTGCGCCACCAAGTGTTCGATATCGCCGCGCTTGACGGGCGGGCGTAACACCAGGCCACCACCGCACAGTAATTGGCTGTCTATTCCTTGCAGGGAGGGGCCCGCAAACAGCGTGCATGCCTCAAGCGCTTTGTCTGACATACGTAAGTAACCTCGGACCGACCCTTTTCAAACCGGGCTCAAAGGCTTCAAGCCCCGGAATAATGATTCTGACCACAGCGATGTCGTCCGTCGCTTTACTGAGCACAACCCTTAGCACGGTACTGAGCCCGATACTTTGCAACCGCTCAATGAGCAACTCCCAGGCCGATTCGATCGTGGGGATCGCGGCTTCCTGGCAGTCGATGGAGGAGTAATCGATCATCTGGTCCCGGGAAGTGGCCACGGTACGCAAGCGTGAGATGGCCTGAAGTTCGACCGAACGGCCCTTCTTCTCGAAGTATTTGACGCGCTGGATGATGTCGTCCCGGCCCCCGTGGATGTGGCTTAAACGGCTTTGGGCCGCCTCACAGATGGCCCGGATCAAGGCGATTTCCTTGATGGGATGTAACCCGGAACCGGTAGCCACAGAGATGGGCGCCTGGGAAGATTCTTCCATGATAAAAGCCTGAAAGTAGGCCAGGCCAAAACAGTTTTCGGTGTAACGAACCGACAGGCTCAATCCCGCGGCAATGATTTTATTGATCAGGGAGTCGGTTTCTGCGCTGTAGCAGTCCAGATTGACGAGGCAGGAGCGGTCATGCAGGTGATTAAAGGCTTGAACATCGCGCTCCATGAGTTCGCAAACAGCGTGTACTGAGGCTTCCACCAAGTCATTGCCTGAAGCCAAGCCACTAGAGCTTTCCCCGAAGAGTTGTTGTCCGGGGTTTTCAGGGTAGGGAATGAAGACCAGTTCGGCGGGTGCAAGCACCTTTCGCTTGCGCAATATATCTTCAACTTCGATGGCCGTGATGAGCGAATCAACATCGGCAGAGAAACCATACAACATGCAAAATTGATTGAACGCTATTCGTCCTTCATGGCTTTCAATGAGTTGCCTCGGCGTTGTCCTTAACAGATTCAGTTGCGCCGTGTTGTATTGCGCAAGGCTGAACTCGATGGCTTCCATGTACGCGCCTATCTTGGCTTCTGCTGATCTGAGGCCTTTGCCAGCATTTACACACAGCGATCCCTTCAATGCATCGGGACGTATACTAGCAAATACTGGAATTCCAATGCGGTCCAGCCAGGTTGTGTCGGTTACTCGGGTAATGCCCAAGCGTGGGGCTATATCGTTGACGATGATTTTTAATGTTTCTTCGGCGCTGCGGCGACGGAGGCTTGAACTAAGCCTTTGCATAATTGGCCACCTTTGACTGATGAAAGGTATAAGCAAGCATTATGTTCGACATAAAAAGCGGGAGAGAATTACTTCCCTCCCGCTTTTTCAGGCTGCGTTTTTAACGTCTTCAGCCAGAGCCAGCGTCAATACGTTATTCGACTGATGTGCCACAAAACCGGCATGCATCAGACTTTCATCATTCAGAATGGCGGAAAACTTATCCGCGGTTTCTGCGTCCAGTTCAAGCTCGAAAGCTGCATCATTAACTAGAGAGTCCATTTTATTTATCCTGTCCGTAGCATTGCGTTTGAGTAAATTTGTTGCGCAACACCTATGAGGTTTACAGGTGATGGAGAGAGTGCCAAGTAAATACTAGTTTCAAAATGTTGCGACTTTATATTCTCGCGACGTGCTGACGAGTTGCTTGAAGTATTAGCCGCAGTGTTTGTGGGAATAGACTTACAGATTCTTGGGAAAAATCGCCTTCTTAGGATTAATCCTAAGAAATTTCCGTGAGTAATTGCTGAGAATTTTTATGTTCTTGATGCACTGTTTCAGTCAAGACTAGCTATGTAGCGCTGGTTGAACTGATTTAGAAAAATCTGAGTAAAAATTTTAACAATGGTAGTTCCTTCGGACACTATGAAACGGTATGCAGTCATGAAAGCTCCCGCAAAATTTTCTGAAGGAACGCGACACTGGAAATGATCAGTTCAGGCCGAAATGGCAAAGCGTATGAACCAATAAAGGCGTTTTTGCGCTACCTTTTGGGAGCCTGGTTTCCCCGCAATTGGGTCGAGCTGCGTTCGGACGAAGCAGTCGTAAAACCGGCAAATGCATTCTAACTGACATACCGCGGATACAGGTTTTAGGACCGCTTCGCGGTCCAGCGGGAGCAAGCTCCCTCGCCACAGGTTTTGGTGTTCGACACTAGGACCTGTTCGCCTTCTCAAGCCGTCTCGGTGGCTTCGATCATCTGGCTTTCAATTAGCCGCTTGATCTCCTCAAACAACTCGTCACTCTGCTCCTCGGTGCAATCCTCGCCGTTGCGTTTGCGCAAACCGTGGTGGCTGACG encodes the following:
- a CDS encoding YcaO-like family protein encodes the protein MQRLSSSLRRRSAEETLKIIVNDIAPRLGITRVTDTTWLDRIGIPVFASIRPDALKGSLCVNAGKGLRSAEAKIGAYMEAIEFSLAQYNTAQLNLLRTTPRQLIESHEGRIAFNQFCMLYGFSADVDSLITAIEVEDILRKRKVLAPAELVFIPYPENPGQQLFGESSSGLASGNDLVEASVHAVCELMERDVQAFNHLHDRSCLVNLDCYSAETDSLINKIIAAGLSLSVRYTENCFGLAYFQAFIMEESSQAPISVATGSGLHPIKEIALIRAICEAAQSRLSHIHGGRDDIIQRVKYFEKKGRSVELQAISRLRTVATSRDQMIDYSSIDCQEAAIPTIESAWELLIERLQSIGLSTVLRVVLSKATDDIAVVRIIIPGLEAFEPGLKRVGPRLLTYVRQSA
- the moeB gene encoding HesA/MoeB/ThiF family protein; protein product: MQCNLKTDTSRYARQIILSEVGAQGQQRLRDSKVLVVGAGGLGCPVLLYLAGAGVGTIGIVDNDIVDVSNLHRQILYAIADVGDLKVLAAKRRINQLNPDIVVHTVATTLNPDNVLSLLAEYDIIVDATDNFDAKYLISDACIECEKPMVYASISQFEGQVSVFNYYNRHTQQRGPCFRDLFETPPPPHLTRNCSEAGVLGVIPGLLGCFQANEVLKLILRAGAPLSGHLLSIDCLDNTFHLLNINKKTRDRPPAKTLGATTTLAWRDSDWLSPETLHDWIAKQAPFQLVDVRDIDEHQQGSLGGSLIPLKDIIKRQEELDTNRRIVFYCKSGVRSKAALLAVRSFSQEAELYSLEGGIERYLAIYPDDRHPAVS
- a CDS encoding MoaD/ThiS family protein; translation: MAVVHFPRQFMFYTEQHKTYVTEGLCVSDVLNNLTARFPDLIGPVFSEDLYPLPFVGLFVDGMPVTSEHDRRCPMDSNAQLILINAVAGG
- a CDS encoding MFS transporter: MTATPQFLERPWLRGHSIRIKGTSMSASFSGITWGLPGIDRPLLKLQFSFLLMILGGRCNQLAVAWWALQETGSALYFANMIACSIAAEVLAKPLLGWLGDKYNKILIIKLGSWISLLTALLMVVLSTTGSFNPWTVGALMMISSAIVGVRDPLQASIIPLFADDDKVSLAFRTKSVMSSFSILLGPVLASGLIYGFGITFAFAVDFFAILIAGALIATIPSPIGATGQGEKAPGANGFSMIYSGFKVVYGVKVEFYLAIIAMLINFALFPFFTILIPLYVKNVIQYPVTYIGLLDSCFGLGILAGSYKIIGWLSDRVPRDMCVSAGFALLGCNLVVVGTVSSSFIVPAAFFCGGVGLMLINIPTSAVRLLATPKLHRNRIFATVSFLSAAASPLGSFAMNTLIAYLGVALTITLLGVMVLLLSLLVFLVPDFKTFMRSQDTQLTDAYLDKYPKAFAH
- a CDS encoding TfuA-like protein — protein: MSDKALEACTLFAGPSLQGIDSQLLCGGGLVLRPPVKRGDIEHLVAQSPPSNLAIVDGVFHAHPAVGHAEILDALGAGWRIWGLSSMGAIRACEMDTLGMTGFGEVYRQFASDPDMSDDEVTLIHQAQEPFLSLSEPLIHIRRFLGQWTTEQIITPAQEQHILHYLKNMWYGHRTLNCLKEALLALPVAAKQIDSALTNFSAYRIKSLDLIDFLKLQPWTRTVKQNVTIRDTV